One genomic window of Mucilaginibacter sp. SJ includes the following:
- a CDS encoding amidohydrolase family protein: MLKIDAHQHFWQYNPVRDSWITEDMQVIGRDFYPEDLLPVLQKHGMDGCVAVQADQSEKETEFLLDLASVNPFIKGVVGWIDLKADDLEDRLDHFKKYEKLKGFRHILQSEPDEQYMLDPAFKKGIAALGKHGYTYDILIFPNHLPYAAQLTAEFPDQKFVLDHMAKPYIKAGKIDGWKQDIEKLASYPNVFCKVSALLTEADWDNTPAADFIPYIDIVFNAFGINRVMFGSDWPVCLLAGGYEKTMEVMDLYAERLSATEKELFFGGNAAAFYGLG; this comes from the coding sequence ATGCTAAAAATTGATGCACATCAGCATTTCTGGCAATACAACCCGGTAAGGGACAGCTGGATCACTGAAGACATGCAGGTAATAGGCCGGGATTTTTATCCCGAAGACTTGTTACCTGTACTGCAAAAACACGGTATGGATGGCTGTGTCGCCGTTCAGGCCGATCAGTCGGAAAAGGAAACAGAATTTCTGTTAGATCTGGCATCCGTTAACCCCTTCATCAAAGGGGTAGTAGGCTGGATAGATTTGAAAGCCGATGACCTGGAAGACCGCCTGGATCATTTTAAGAAATACGAAAAGCTTAAAGGCTTCCGGCATATCCTGCAGTCGGAGCCCGATGAGCAATACATGCTTGATCCGGCATTTAAAAAAGGTATAGCCGCTTTGGGTAAACACGGATATACTTATGATATCCTCATCTTCCCCAACCACTTGCCGTATGCCGCGCAACTGACAGCTGAGTTTCCGGATCAAAAGTTTGTGCTCGACCACATGGCCAAACCCTACATCAAAGCCGGGAAAATAGATGGCTGGAAACAGGATATCGAAAAGCTGGCAAGCTATCCCAATGTGTTCTGCAAGGTATCGGCCCTGCTCACCGAGGCAGACTGGGACAACACTCCCGCAGCTGATTTTATCCCTTATATCGATATTGTATTCAACGCTTTCGGTATCAACCGGGTAATGTTTGGCTCCGACTGGCCCGTTTGCCTCCTGGCCGGAGGCTATGAAAAAACAATGGAGGTAATGGACCTGTATGCTGAAAGACTTTCCGCTACAGAAAAGGAATTGTTTTTTGGTGGGAACGCGGCTGCTTTTTACGGGTTAGGGTAA
- a CDS encoding DinB family protein, producing the protein MDTLKSLLQEMEQEAQTTEKMLSRIPDDKYQWKPHPKSMTIEQLSTHIAELPTWVTITLNTDELDFATVPYEPKKVSGTADLLKLFEDSLADGYSSLQKADGSTFDKIWTLRNGEQILNQRTKAEVIRMTYCQIVHHRAQLGVYLRLLDIPIPGSYGPSADEQGF; encoded by the coding sequence ATGGACACTTTGAAATCGTTATTGCAAGAGATGGAGCAGGAAGCTCAAACCACCGAAAAAATGCTGAGCCGCATCCCCGACGATAAATACCAGTGGAAACCGCACCCTAAAAGCATGACCATTGAACAGCTCTCGACACATATTGCCGAACTGCCTACCTGGGTTACTATTACCTTAAATACCGACGAACTGGATTTTGCCACTGTACCTTACGAGCCTAAAAAGGTAAGCGGCACTGCCGATTTGCTGAAATTATTTGAAGACTCACTGGCTGACGGCTATTCGAGCCTGCAAAAAGCTGATGGTAGTACGTTTGATAAAATCTGGACGCTCCGTAATGGCGAACAAATCCTTAATCAACGTACAAAAGCAGAAGTGATCAGGATGACTTACTGCCAGATTGTACACCACAGGGCACAGCTGGGGGTTTATTTACGTTTACTGGATATCCCGATACCGGGCAGCTACGGCCCAAGCGCGGATGAGCAGGGTTTCTGA
- a CDS encoding HipA family kinase, translating to MNYTPPQLRTVNVIRYVTPLREGGSLPAIAEADDEFLYVLKFRGAGQGVKALIAELIGGEIARLLGFKVPELVFANLDEAFGRSEADEEIQDLLKFSVGLNLALHYLSGAITFDPAVTVVDSKLASQIVWFDCLLTNVDRTARNTNMLIWHKELWMIDNGAALYFHHSWNNWQEMATRPFLQVKDHVLLPRANQLDTVDAEFKAILTPEKIRDVVALIPDEWITYRDFEETPDEVRNIYARFLITRLAASEVFVNAAKQALYAGI from the coding sequence ATGAACTACACACCACCACAGCTCCGCACCGTTAACGTGATCCGTTACGTAACGCCTTTGCGCGAGGGCGGGTCATTACCGGCCATTGCCGAAGCTGATGACGAATTTTTATATGTACTGAAGTTCCGCGGAGCAGGCCAGGGGGTAAAAGCCCTCATTGCCGAACTTATTGGCGGCGAAATAGCACGCCTGTTGGGGTTTAAAGTACCTGAGCTGGTATTTGCCAATCTTGACGAAGCATTTGGCCGTTCAGAGGCTGATGAAGAGATCCAGGACCTGCTGAAGTTTAGTGTGGGGCTTAACCTGGCGCTACATTATTTGTCGGGCGCTATTACTTTTGATCCGGCGGTCACTGTGGTTGATTCCAAGCTGGCTTCGCAAATAGTTTGGTTCGATTGTTTGCTTACCAATGTAGACCGTACCGCCCGTAACACCAATATGCTGATATGGCATAAGGAACTATGGATGATTGATAACGGTGCCGCGCTGTATTTTCATCACTCATGGAACAACTGGCAGGAAATGGCTACCCGCCCGTTTTTACAGGTGAAAGACCACGTGCTGCTGCCCCGCGCCAACCAACTGGACACGGTTGATGCTGAATTTAAAGCAATCTTAACACCCGAAAAGATCCGTGATGTAGTAGCGTTGATCCCTGACGAATGGATCACCTACCGCGATTTTGAAGAAACGCCTGATGAGGTACGAAATATATACGCCCGGTTTTTAATAACACGGCTGGCCGCTTCAGAAGTATTTGTTAACGCCGCAAAACAAGCGCTATATGCAGGTATTTGA
- a CDS encoding DUF3037 domain-containing protein: MQVFEYAIIRVVPRVEREEFINIGVILFCPKQKFLKVLFKPDDERLAAFCGDLDLDCLKENINSLERICNGEKDAGPIAQLDQPSRFRWLTATRSTVVQASKVHPGMTADAEATLNRLFEQMVL; the protein is encoded by the coding sequence ATGCAGGTATTTGAGTACGCCATAATCCGCGTTGTACCAAGGGTGGAGCGCGAAGAGTTTATCAATATAGGGGTGATCCTGTTTTGTCCCAAACAAAAGTTTCTAAAGGTGCTGTTCAAACCAGATGACGAGCGCCTGGCTGCTTTTTGTGGTGATCTGGATTTGGATTGTCTGAAAGAAAATATTAATTCGCTTGAACGCATCTGTAATGGCGAAAAAGATGCAGGGCCAATTGCGCAGTTAGATCAGCCCTCGCGCTTCCGCTGGCTTACCGCTACGCGCAGTACGGTAGTACAGGCATCAAAGGTGCATCCGGGCATGACTGCTGATGCGGAGGCTACGTTGAACAGGTTGTTTGAGCAGATGGTGTTGTGA
- a CDS encoding ThuA domain-containing protein: MIYQTNIRKAILFAIVLCMAFFSVSSVNAQSHKKFKVIAFYTGRSDLAHISFMHEANRWFPKMAEKYNFTYDSTNNWANMNPEFLAKYQVVIFLDTRTDNPGQRSAFEQYMKKGGSWMGFHFSAFALTPSDFPQNWDWYHNEFLGSGQYVSNTWHPTSAILKVEDPDHPVTKGLPTTFKTNPNEWYRWEHDLRKNPDIDILLAVDSTSFPLGTGPKQHEIWHSGYYPVAWTNKNYRMVYFNIGHNDMDYDGGTNKELSQTFENADVDKLIINSLLWLGKGK; this comes from the coding sequence ATGATCTATCAAACCAATATCAGGAAAGCAATACTGTTTGCCATCGTGCTTTGTATGGCATTTTTTAGTGTAAGCAGCGTTAACGCCCAAAGCCATAAAAAATTCAAAGTAATAGCCTTTTACACCGGCCGGAGCGATCTGGCACATATCAGCTTTATGCACGAGGCTAATCGCTGGTTTCCTAAAATGGCTGAAAAGTACAATTTTACTTACGATAGTACCAATAACTGGGCAAATATGAACCCGGAGTTTTTGGCCAAATACCAGGTAGTGATATTTTTAGATACCCGCACTGATAACCCCGGGCAGCGTTCTGCTTTTGAACAGTATATGAAAAAGGGTGGCTCCTGGATGGGTTTCCATTTTTCGGCCTTCGCGCTTACGCCTTCCGATTTTCCGCAAAACTGGGACTGGTACCATAACGAGTTTTTAGGTTCGGGACAATATGTGAGCAATACCTGGCACCCAACTTCGGCCATATTGAAGGTGGAAGATCCTGATCACCCGGTAACCAAAGGCCTGCCGACCACTTTTAAAACCAACCCTAATGAGTGGTATCGCTGGGAGCACGATCTCCGAAAAAATCCGGATATTGATATCCTGCTGGCGGTTGATTCAACAAGTTTTCCCTTGGGTACAGGTCCAAAGCAACACGAGATTTGGCATAGCGGTTACTACCCCGTAGCCTGGACTAATAAAAATTACCGCATGGTTTATTTCAATATAGGCCATAATGATATGGACTATGACGGCGGCACCAACAAGGAGCTTTCTCAAACTTTTGAAAATGCCGATGTTGACAAACTGATCATCAACTCGCTGCTTTGGTTAGGCAAAGGAAAGTAG
- a CDS encoding alpha/beta hydrolase, translated as MKKLKTVFNQVKSLNGAEAPGMVNLLWQLICYSPKMPVRLQQQLLLDEAKAFTLEVDDPHFAKSTLKFNGFTWGKGKRKILITHGWGSKAADFAELITALKNINDVQVIAFDAPGNGSSEGELSNLLLFAKAATAVIKTFGTPDVLIGHSLGAMANAIAIKETAIQPALLISIAPLINLKENFIASLNAAEVAPGLQDQFFTDFEALFDMEASDFTLHNLYPAGLVGRHWLAYDPEDKVAPFAFLENFLVTHPEVETKVYQGLGHERIIKDELVISDLVSLIAYFT; from the coding sequence ATGAAAAAGTTAAAAACGGTATTTAACCAGGTAAAATCTCTTAATGGCGCCGAAGCGCCTGGTATGGTTAACTTGCTATGGCAATTGATCTGTTATTCGCCTAAAATGCCGGTCCGCCTGCAGCAGCAACTTTTGCTTGATGAAGCCAAAGCATTTACGCTTGAAGTAGACGATCCTCATTTTGCCAAATCTACTTTAAAGTTCAATGGGTTTACCTGGGGAAAGGGGAAACGCAAAATACTTATCACCCACGGCTGGGGCTCAAAAGCCGCCGACTTTGCCGAGCTTATCACGGCTTTAAAAAACATTAATGATGTGCAGGTAATAGCTTTTGATGCACCGGGTAATGGCAGCTCGGAGGGGGAGCTGTCAAACCTCCTGCTCTTTGCTAAAGCTGCAACAGCGGTAATCAAAACCTTTGGCACACCCGATGTGCTCATTGGTCACTCGTTAGGTGCAATGGCCAATGCCATCGCTATTAAGGAAACGGCTATTCAGCCTGCCTTGCTCATCAGCATTGCCCCGTTGATTAATCTGAAAGAGAATTTTATAGCCAGCCTGAACGCGGCCGAAGTAGCCCCGGGTTTACAGGATCAATTCTTTACTGATTTTGAGGCACTGTTTGATATGGAGGCTTCGGATTTTACACTTCATAATTTATATCCTGCCGGCCTGGTCGGGAGGCATTGGTTAGCTTATGACCCTGAAGATAAGGTTGCACCCTTCGCATTTCTGGAAAACTTCCTTGTCACTCATCCCGAAGTTGAAACTAAAGTATATCAGGGCCTTGGTCATGAGCGAATCATTAAAGATGAACTTGTGATATCAGATCTCGTTAGCCTGATAGCTTATTTTACATAA
- a CDS encoding polysaccharide deacetylase family protein, with product MKKLALFLLLLNFLFVANAQQTKRKKAIIVLTYDDGLTSQLNTAIPQLDSAHLTATFFLTGNMTEASLPRWREAGKKGYELANHTLYHPCLLNVKTNPADNSANYTPYIMVREIKEMNTLLFALDAKTGGRTYAYPCTELEVGGVNYVDTLRKAGLAKYARIGGGPDAVITDFKNLDPLKVPSWGVTGNPVTGDALIDFVKKVQQSGGLGIFMFHGVGGDYLVTPADAHRKLLAYLKAHRNEIEVTTFMKAMDEVMAAK from the coding sequence ATGAAAAAATTAGCACTGTTTCTGTTATTGCTCAACTTTTTATTTGTTGCCAACGCGCAGCAAACCAAACGCAAAAAAGCCATCATTGTGCTTACATATGATGACGGGCTAACTTCGCAGCTAAACACAGCTATTCCTCAGCTCGATTCGGCACATCTTACCGCCACCTTTTTTTTAACCGGAAACATGACCGAAGCTTCGTTACCCCGCTGGCGCGAGGCGGGTAAAAAAGGTTACGAACTGGCTAACCATACTTTATACCATCCCTGCCTGCTAAATGTAAAAACTAATCCTGCCGACAATTCGGCCAACTATACCCCATATATCATGGTGCGCGAAATAAAGGAAATGAACACCCTGCTTTTTGCCCTTGATGCTAAAACAGGGGGCCGCACTTATGCCTACCCCTGCACTGAACTTGAAGTTGGCGGCGTGAACTATGTTGATACCCTGCGTAAAGCAGGCCTCGCAAAATACGCCCGTATAGGCGGCGGACCGGATGCTGTGATCACTGATTTTAAAAACCTCGACCCGTTAAAAGTGCCCTCATGGGGCGTAACAGGCAACCCGGTAACCGGCGATGCCCTGATAGATTTTGTAAAGAAAGTACAACAAAGTGGCGGACTGGGCATCTTCATGTTTCACGGTGTAGGCGGCGATTATTTGGTTACGCCCGCAGATGCGCACAGGAAGCTGTTAGCATATTTAAAGGCACACCGAAACGAAATTGAAGTGACAACTTTTATGAAAGCCATGGATGAGGTGATGGCAGCCAAATAG
- a CDS encoding FGGY-family carbohydrate kinase has translation MEPIPVIAVFDVGKTNKKLFLFDENYKIVFERTARFLETHDEDGDACENLDSLRLSVFDSLREIFKHKEFDLKAVNFSTYGASFVYVDEHGKPLTPLYNYLKPYPPELGRQFYENYGDEARFALETASPVLGNLNSGLQLYRLKYQQPEVFKRIKYALHLPQYMSYLISGQMVSDLTSIGCHTALWDFAKNTYHNWLNAEEILSKMAPLHPADSVLPAEFPGSTYKVGIGLHDSSAALIPYLVSFNMPFVLISTGTWSISLNPFNQTPLTADELKHDCLNYLQYKGSPVKASRLFTGYEYEQQVKRIAAHFNQDEIRYRTINYDPAIAARLNNQPSLQANENEGQLQKSAFEQRDLNSFADDVEAYHQLMIDIVAQQTISTNYVLNGCTVKRVFVDGGFSKNSVFMHLLALAFPHLEVYAASMAQATAVGTALAIHHAWNTKTLPHDLIELKYYSGVQSEVY, from the coding sequence ATGGAGCCGATACCTGTTATAGCCGTTTTTGATGTGGGTAAAACCAACAAGAAGCTGTTCCTGTTCGATGAGAACTACAAGATAGTTTTTGAACGGACAGCCCGCTTCCTGGAAACCCACGATGAAGATGGCGACGCATGTGAAAACCTCGACAGCCTTAGGTTATCGGTGTTTGATTCATTGCGCGAAATTTTTAAGCATAAGGAGTTTGATCTTAAAGCGGTCAACTTTTCAACTTATGGCGCCAGCTTTGTTTATGTTGATGAACACGGCAAGCCGCTTACCCCACTGTATAATTACCTTAAGCCATATCCGCCTGAACTGGGCAGGCAGTTTTATGAAAACTATGGCGACGAAGCCAGGTTTGCTTTAGAGACCGCCTCGCCGGTTTTGGGCAACCTTAATTCGGGATTGCAGTTATACAGGCTTAAATATCAACAGCCCGAAGTGTTTAAGCGGATAAAGTATGCCTTACACCTACCCCAGTATATGAGCTATCTTATCAGCGGGCAAATGGTGAGCGACTTAACCAGTATCGGCTGCCATACCGCCCTTTGGGATTTTGCCAAGAACACCTATCACAACTGGCTTAATGCTGAAGAGATTCTATCCAAAATGGCTCCGCTGCATCCCGCGGATAGTGTGCTTCCCGCCGAGTTTCCGGGCAGCACTTATAAGGTTGGTATTGGGTTGCACGATAGTTCGGCAGCGCTGATCCCTTACCTCGTGAGCTTTAATATGCCCTTTGTGCTGATCTCTACGGGTACCTGGTCAATCAGCCTGAACCCTTTTAACCAAACACCGCTTACAGCTGATGAGCTGAAGCATGATTGTCTTAACTACCTGCAATATAAAGGCAGCCCGGTGAAAGCCTCACGCTTGTTTACGGGTTATGAATATGAGCAGCAGGTAAAAAGAATAGCCGCTCACTTTAACCAGGACGAGATCAGGTATCGTACCATAAATTATGATCCTGCAATTGCAGCCCGGTTAAATAATCAGCCGTCATTACAGGCAAATGAAAATGAAGGCCAGTTACAGAAATCGGCATTTGAGCAACGCGACTTAAACAGTTTTGCTGATGATGTTGAAGCTTACCACCAACTTATGATTGATATTGTTGCCCAGCAAACCATATCAACCAATTATGTTTTAAACGGCTGTACAGTAAAGCGCGTTTTTGTAGATGGCGGCTTTAGTAAAAACAGCGTTTTCATGCACCTGCTGGCGCTGGCCTTCCCTCATTTGGAAGTATACGCCGCGTCGATGGCACAGGCAACTGCCGTAGGTACGGCATTAGCTATCCATCATGCCTGGAATACCAAAACACTGCCGCATGACCTGATTGAACTGAAATATTATTCGGGGGTGCAGAGCGAAGTATATTAA
- a CDS encoding sugar isomerase, with protein MQLEKYKIDEANHQQLKDHQRKFDFVAGDVKNLDTILQKLIDFNIAIPSWALGTGGTRFGRFSGGGEPRSLEEKIEDVGLIHALNRSSNSISLHIPWDIPSNASAIKAHAAQLGLHFDAVNSNTFQDQPNQELSYKFGSLHHVDKAVRKQAIAHNIEVIKYGIELDSKALSVWLSDGSNFPGQLNMRGAFERTLESLQEIYEALPDDWKVWVEYKPYEPNFYSTTIGDWGQSYLLSSKLGQKAQTLVDLGHHLQGVNIEQIVSLLLMEGKLAGFHFNDSKYGDDDLTVGSINPYQLFLIFNELVEGMDARGMTHATSIGWMIDASHNVKDPIEDLLQSVEAIKIAYAQALLVDTPALVQAQQDNDVVLAQEILQQAYRTDVRSLLAEARLRAGGALNPLAVYRQQSIRQQLIGERGAKAVSTGL; from the coding sequence ATGCAGTTAGAAAAATATAAAATTGATGAAGCCAATCATCAACAACTGAAAGATCATCAGCGCAAGTTTGATTTTGTTGCCGGTGATGTGAAAAATCTGGATACCATCCTGCAAAAACTGATTGATTTTAATATTGCTATTCCAAGCTGGGCTTTAGGTACGGGCGGCACCCGTTTCGGCAGGTTTTCGGGCGGTGGTGAGCCGCGCAGCCTGGAAGAAAAAATTGAAGACGTGGGCTTGATCCATGCACTTAACCGTAGCAGCAACTCTATTTCGCTGCACATTCCCTGGGATATCCCATCCAATGCCTCTGCTATCAAAGCCCATGCGGCACAATTGGGTTTGCATTTTGACGCGGTTAACTCCAATACCTTCCAGGATCAGCCTAATCAGGAATTGAGCTACAAATTTGGCTCATTGCACCATGTAGATAAAGCGGTACGCAAACAAGCTATTGCCCACAATATCGAGGTGATCAAATACGGCATTGAGCTTGATTCAAAAGCATTGTCAGTTTGGCTATCGGACGGATCAAACTTCCCCGGTCAATTGAACATGCGCGGCGCGTTTGAACGCACTTTAGAAAGCTTACAGGAAATTTATGAGGCCCTGCCCGATGACTGGAAAGTTTGGGTTGAGTATAAGCCTTATGAGCCTAACTTCTACTCAACTACTATTGGCGATTGGGGTCAATCTTACCTGCTATCATCAAAACTGGGCCAAAAAGCGCAGACATTAGTTGACCTTGGTCATCACTTACAGGGGGTAAACATTGAGCAGATAGTTTCATTACTGCTGATGGAAGGCAAGCTGGCCGGTTTTCACTTTAACGATTCAAAATATGGTGATGACGACCTTACCGTAGGCAGCATCAACCCATACCAGTTGTTCCTGATCTTTAACGAACTGGTTGAAGGTATGGACGCCCGCGGCATGACACACGCTACATCCATTGGCTGGATGATCGATGCTTCGCACAATGTAAAAGATCCGATTGAGGACCTGTTACAATCAGTAGAAGCCATTAAAATAGCATATGCGCAAGCTCTTTTAGTAGATACCCCTGCACTGGTACAGGCACAACAGGATAACGATGTAGTACTTGCCCAGGAAATATTGCAGCAGGCTTACCGCACCGACGTTCGTTCGTTATTGGCCGAAGCACGCTTGAGAGCAGGCGGCGCGCTGAACCCGCTGGCAGTTTACAGGCAGCAAAGCATCAGGCAGCAACTTATTGGCGAACGAGGGGCAAAAGCAGTATCAACCGGATTGTAA
- a CDS encoding bifunctional aldolase/short-chain dehydrogenase: MSSKTTEFKHVSYLWDEAKAAELAGDEVALLIYRSNLLGADLRLTNYGGGNTSCKLMSKDPLTGNDVEVMWIKGSGGDIGTLKKSGLAALYVDRLRSLKNIYRGVEFEDEMVELFNHCIYDLNSKAPSIDTPLHGFLPFKHIDHLHPDAAIAIAAAKDGKKITQELFNGTIGWVEWKKPGFELGLQLKQCLDENPGIRGIMLGSHGLFTWGDTAYESYMNTLEVIERCAKYLEENYGKKGPVFGGQKVESLDETGRKKQAAALAPVLRGFCSSYRHMVGHFTDDARVLEFINSNDLDRLAPLGTSCPDHFLRTKISPLVLDLAPGEDLSDVTALKARLAPAFEAYRQMYTDYYNTCKHDNSPAIRDTNPVIILYPGVGLFSFSKDKQTARVAAEFYTNAINVMKGAEAISEYTSLPRQEAFDIEYWLLEEAKLQRMPKPKALSGKIALITGSAGGIGKAIAKKFVDEGAVVILNDMNAERLEGAGEEFKKQYGKDSYTTAVLDVTKADQINEALEIAALAFGGLDIVVNNAGLSISKSIADHTEKDWDLLYDVLVKGQFFITQAAVAVMKKQDIGGDIINIVSKNALVSGPNNAGYGSAKSAQLHLSRLNAAELGTDKIRVNVVNPDAVISDSNIWAGGWAEGRAKAYGVTVDELPAYYAKRTLLNEVILPADIANACFAFTGGLLNKSTGNVLNVDGGVAMAFVR; this comes from the coding sequence ATGTCGTCGAAAACAACTGAATTTAAACACGTAAGCTATTTGTGGGATGAAGCAAAAGCCGCCGAACTGGCGGGCGATGAAGTAGCCCTGCTCATATACCGCTCCAACCTGTTGGGTGCCGATCTGCGCCTTACCAACTATGGGGGCGGCAACACATCATGCAAGTTGATGAGTAAAGATCCGCTTACCGGCAATGATGTTGAGGTAATGTGGATCAAAGGCTCGGGCGGTGACATTGGTACGCTGAAAAAGAGCGGCTTGGCTGCCCTGTATGTTGATCGACTTCGCAGCCTCAAAAACATCTATCGTGGGGTTGAGTTTGAAGATGAAATGGTTGAGTTATTTAACCACTGCATCTACGATCTTAACTCGAAAGCACCATCTATTGATACACCGCTTCACGGCTTCCTGCCCTTTAAACACATTGATCACCTGCACCCGGATGCTGCCATCGCCATCGCGGCAGCAAAAGATGGTAAAAAAATAACACAGGAGCTTTTTAACGGTACCATCGGCTGGGTTGAATGGAAAAAACCAGGCTTTGAGCTCGGCCTGCAATTAAAACAATGTTTGGATGAAAATCCTGGCATCCGCGGTATTATGCTGGGCTCGCACGGTTTATTTACCTGGGGTGATACAGCTTACGAAAGCTACATGAACACGCTTGAGGTTATTGAGCGCTGTGCTAAATACCTGGAAGAAAACTACGGAAAAAAAGGCCCTGTTTTCGGCGGCCAAAAAGTGGAAAGCCTGGACGAAACCGGCCGTAAAAAACAGGCGGCTGCTCTTGCACCTGTATTGCGTGGCTTTTGCTCAAGCTACAGGCACATGGTTGGCCATTTTACAGATGATGCCCGCGTACTGGAATTTATTAACTCCAATGATCTTGACCGTTTGGCTCCTTTGGGTACCAGTTGCCCGGATCATTTCCTTCGCACTAAGATCAGTCCGCTGGTGCTTGACCTTGCACCGGGCGAAGACCTGAGCGATGTTACCGCGTTAAAAGCACGTTTGGCTCCTGCCTTTGAGGCTTACCGCCAAATGTATACCGACTATTACAACACCTGCAAACATGATAACAGCCCGGCTATCAGGGATACCAACCCGGTTATCATCCTGTATCCGGGCGTAGGCTTGTTCTCTTTCTCGAAAGATAAACAAACAGCCCGCGTAGCTGCCGAGTTTTATACCAATGCTATCAATGTAATGAAAGGTGCTGAGGCTATCTCAGAATATACTTCCCTCCCACGCCAGGAAGCGTTTGATATTGAGTACTGGTTATTGGAAGAAGCCAAACTACAGCGTATGCCTAAGCCAAAAGCCTTATCAGGTAAAATTGCCCTGATCACCGGCAGCGCAGGCGGCATAGGTAAAGCTATCGCTAAAAAATTTGTCGACGAGGGTGCTGTAGTTATTTTAAATGACATGAACGCCGAGCGTTTGGAAGGTGCAGGTGAAGAGTTCAAAAAACAATACGGTAAAGATTCATACACCACAGCCGTACTTGACGTAACCAAAGCCGATCAGATCAACGAAGCACTTGAAATTGCTGCTTTAGCCTTTGGCGGCTTGGATATCGTGGTCAACAATGCCGGCTTATCCATCTCTAAATCAATTGCCGATCATACCGAAAAAGACTGGGATTTATTGTATGACGTATTGGTTAAAGGCCAGTTCTTCATTACACAGGCGGCAGTTGCTGTGATGAAAAAACAAGACATTGGCGGCGACATTATCAACATTGTAAGCAAAAACGCCTTAGTGAGCGGACCGAACAACGCCGGTTACGGCTCGGCAAAATCTGCCCAGTTACACCTGAGCAGGTTAAACGCGGCCGAGCTTGGCACCGATAAAATCCGCGTGAACGTGGTTAACCCTGATGCCGTAATCAGCGACAGCAACATTTGGGCCGGCGGATGGGCCGAAGGCCGTGCTAAAGCTTACGGCGTTACCGTGGATGAACTGCCTGCTTACTATGCAAAACGCACATTATTGAACGAGGTAATACTACCTGCCGATATTGCTAATGCCTGCTTCGCCTTTACCGGCGGCTTGCTCAACAAATCAACCGGTAACGTGTTGAATGTTGATGGCGGCGTGGCTATGGCGTTTGTGCGGTAG